In the genome of Aedes aegypti strain LVP_AGWG chromosome 2, AaegL5.0 Primary Assembly, whole genome shotgun sequence, the window tgaaattctcatgtgcaatttttaatcccaattggagaaaatatagtcaaactttaacctttccactttaatacacatttcataaacctagttttaaaatcctcatcaataccacacacatctcctacaatttccctagctatttcgtactaaaaaatatattataaggtttcgccttaacCGCACTCAaggatgccagtatcgcccaatgttatgagcctgtaatcgatattattttcagtgtcgcctattacacagcgtaacaaaaatgacatttttgcgtgtctcaaggatcaaattatgtgtctctagtagatttggggtttcctaatctggtgccattctcagaaatgctccagcacgtcacaatttttagctacaggtcgccaaagttgtataaaacactggttttattaaagtttacatgaaatttaaagtacaatttatcaaacttttttataatctaatccaccaaacatgcaaaatagaacttgaactttcatttcagacataatttgattgaaattgcacgattaaatttcgattaaaccgattttttcaacatgcttgcagtctccatacaaaattcttcgtttcttctatatggcaaaatacaacaattctctaaaccatcaaaaattaacttttccgcatcgaaagtattacaaactctgatgataagtattgttatacatattaagtttaaattctgtggcaaattaagccaatatattaccttacaagctgacaaacttgcatgcaagttggctgaaatagtctttttttgcatttccaacagtcaatatctcaaaaactatacgtgctatgatatttctgaaaacggcaatggattcagcaacccttaattaagtgaatagcggtattttggtgctggagacaaaaacgtgttccgcagtgttacttttgcgccgtgtttacattctggtttcaattaagcccgccatgtacgccttgtttattttttgtttgcagtgtcgctgtttactctcgccgtgttttgatttagatttcagatgcgcccatcactttgataaacaaaaacacaggcgtaatcaataaagtgtgtggtttggcatgaggtgaagtttcgtcttctacaaatttgcgtttttcgaatagttaaattatcaatagagcttagtgacatttgaacacacgtagactagcatacgctcgtcatacacagtttgtttttgttttcctcaaagaaacttgcacacgctttccagactcaccaaaatgcatatggaaatattacccaatttgaaaaaattaaacccGTTTTCTGCGTGTTTTTCGAAACtaagtgcatattgttttcctctaaggttcacaactacatctacactagggtacccataccattgggcatGAAAACCactatggtcttatccactggtgtactaaaccagctcggtcgaagaattttgacactagagcgggtccagatcacgtggcgaccatacgggagcgtgccccgctcaagtgtcacaattctcagacctagcaaatttagtacaccggtggattagaccataggGGAAAacttcaagtgcagtgaatataCAATCGAGCtacattttcttcaattgtgtacattttgtcagtttcgcctgattcgcgaatctaTCTAGAATGGAGttctggagctaccatggggAAAGCGTGTTACctcaatgtgatggattttactaaggtggcgcagatcattgatgcgtgccactagttctctctttcattctcccgctgttcttatgcagcgcaaatagtgacgtcactatttgcgctgcctCAGAACTGCgagagaatgaaagagagaaatagtggcacgcatcaatgatctgcgccaccttagtaaaatccatcacattggtgTTACCTGGGCCCGTATAACATAATCTAGCAAAAAGGTTTAAATTCTCAAATGATTCTTAACGGtcgttttttattttaaaattgtatcTGATATGTTATGTAGCACGGATCatctaaaaaaatgatttgcaaTTAGCTGCATGTTTATTGTTTGCTTTTTAGCCCACAGATCAACACAGCACGGAGCTACTTGCCTAATGAACAGCGGCAACAAGCAGCCACCGAAAACTATTACAATCCATATTCCCTTCGACAGTGGTCCTACGGCAACCCGTACTCAACAGGCGGAACACAGTCCAATCGCATTTCTTATTTGCCCATATCGCAAAGATACTACAGTAAAGACAGGAGCGATGGCTATGGCTATAATTATGCACGTCCCAGCTACAACTTGCCGTATTACAATGCACAGGATTACTTGGCAAATTTCTTCTATGGTGGAGCCGGATACGACCCGAGATGGATGAGTGATATTAGGAGTTTCGGTGATAGAAGGTAAGATGATTATACATACATTAATCGAAGCCCGTAGGCCACGGAGCTtgcataaatttttcaaattgtccgtgtttaaccctttctttcccacagctttgtttGACAATTTAACTATCGAAATGGCGTTTCaaaaaaaagtgcttgaacaaaagtttttacaaataagctatattattcaaaatcacaatacaaatttttgattgtttttcaatagtttgacccCTCGGTCACTTATTTAGATGTTTGATAAGACAAATGAGCgtataaatttattccaatcattATTGAGCTACTCGTATCAATTCGGTTTAGCTAGCGTTCGTTGAAAATtggtggatcacctgtgctaccatgggaaaaaGAGGGTTAAAcgtaagtcattttttttttttaatttggggtTCACCTCACCATATATTTTAATTTCATGAGTGATGAGAAATCATCGATTCGGAGCattgtgcttcttctttttgacatcacgtcctcactgggacaaagcctgcttctcagcttagtgttcttatgagcacttccgaaGTTAAGCTCAACGAGTGACCTTTCAGAAACTTgcatgacggggttggtggtctgatggctaccgcttctgcttcatatgcagaaggtcatgggttcaatcccaggcccgtccctttcctcgtactttgttgttgtatatctctcacttgcttctatcttccattctaaatatatcacactcaaactattcgttcatagcaaaacgctagaaccagagacggacaagaaaccgtttccctaacgcttcctacttccacgcgctcgcctttcttacgcctgatacataggcagtctgctaaccacaaaagcaaacctctctgccatgcctttcccccaatccaaaacactcccgcatgaactgacgtggatgcagtggaatatacggtctacgtgggagtcagttcaatgcatcatcaattcctcccccttcccctcattggtctgcattctgacgtggcaggtgccattgttgcctaaaaatagaagatcaccagcacttatacactgaggatgcctgttagtcccaagcagtcattcggttggttccttgtgtaagtgcagctgatctggcgatactggagtgcatccacgggcggccaatcaagctcaagctcaagctcaagctcacgAGTGACCTTTCAGAAACTTGCAATTTAGGATAATATCCAATCTGGTTTATAAAGTGATGTTTATCAAGTTTTGAGTTCAGCGACTATTGAATCGATGATTTCTTATCACTTAtgaaattacaaaaatagtGAAGCGTACACCTCAGCCACGTAGTCTACCGATAAAATAATGTACTGAAATTACATGCATGTACGACTGTTGCATTCATGTAGAGTATAGTGAAAGAATTATTATGacgataaagtaagtttttttATTAATTGAAAAGCACTTGATCCGTTTGATTGAATACAAGCTCAATCAATCATGACAACCTTATGAATAACCAAACATATCTTTGCAGGCGAGACATGCAGTGGAACGGCCCTCCTCGTAGAAATGGACTATCCCGAACCACGCCGCAGCCACCTAAAACGACAACAACTACAACTGTAGCACCTCGGCGGAAAAATGTGCCCAGGAAGAGCAAACTATTTGTACCGAACGTATGGGGATGACCGTCAAGGAATTTGAGaagatcaataaaataaaatggatCATCCTGGAGAAGCAATCGTGATCATTTTTGAGAAATACTTTCCAATCAAAAGTTTGCGACCACACCTTCTTGCTGCAGTGTTGTTCAAGGATCGCGGTTGGCTGAGcatttaaggcccaagtaaacaTAGATATATCAATGCGCTCAAAAttgagtgaatcgattttcttcattcgattttttgtttcgattcaaaatgATCAGCTTCGAAGTGTTtaatatattgctgtttgcgtttgacgtgcaaatccagtctaactgagctttaaatgcggtaacacaaagtaatcaaaggatacttagcaaccatgatacatatcaccgccaacctagcaaagaaaatcaaatgttgaattcgccttccttgttgaaaaacttaccgcatttggtgttcccgcattttatatttgcatttcaacgCACATAGCAAtacaattttgaatttgaaagattattaatggagatcgcagcaagccctGCGCGCGGGAGTcagcgttttgaattttgtgtcacgtttacgtcgttcgcgtttttttttttttcttttcaattcgGCTGGTGAAAAAGATTCGACGTCTGATGCTATGCCACGAGcaaatctcgcatactctgagataacgccctaaaagccattggtagccacgtatgtagctcgttgtttcttaGCACAAGAAgcaataagcatccaaaccaacatcataggcaggtagataatgatcttttctttcccatagcgttgttaaataacatgaaaatccattcaaatgctcagaaacaaagaGCTActcacatggttaccaatggcttttagggcgagatcagaagttatgcgagaaatgttctgtgaaacatgtttttcaaagtgtttttttttggagattatatttaaaaatgatttgtggagttttgttttttttttaatctctattcgatttgcttgcgttttgctCGAAAGTGCTCCATGATGGCTCCAGCAATCGAATTCGTTTTGCGCGACTCGCTTTTTTATCTCCTGCGTGTGCTAAGCatgttcattaaaaatttagCTGATCATGGATGCTCGGTTCTGGATGAATTATGAACTGCAGTTGTTTACGATGTTTCGCGCGGTGCGTACATTTTGATGGATAGTGCTGAGTTACGGCTCATGCTATTGTTCATTATTAGAGGAGCGACCGTTAGTTCGCCCAAGTTAGTTAGACGCAAGTTCGCCTGAATATTCTATCTACAAACAAGTGAGCCAAGAACAAGCGaagcgccgcaaatccatattATGGAACTAATGCATtgtatttatagaaaattagaatgaaCTCCTCATCTTCACTAATAAAAGGAAAAAAGTatccgcaaattttcctctaacactttcagcttcagaatttgcttcttctctttggaacatgACGATGACTGTCATTCGACACGAGTTCCAACCGCAATTTAGTTCGCTATCGGTAATGATTTCAGAAATCGACAGCAaactcatcgatttcaaatcgaccaacttgaacatgatgatcaacacacaagataaccataagtaaaacacactgaatccgtgttgggtgatgatcccataggttgacgcatacgaatctgaaacggaaagcttcaggaacttatgtggaaagctatggaattcatgttgtcggttgatgatcagtccatgaagcaaaactaaagaattgaatgtgtaacatacacgaagtttgtaagaaaatcgcAACAATTCAATATAGACGTTCATGATTCGATCCATAATATTAAACACACAgatcaaacgtgtggatttttatcagtgtatcaGTTCtctatcaaatttcttctttcagtctcatGATATTCATGTTCtgtcacacatgactatctaaagctagtacatttcgaattcaataagcaaatcagttggttttcatgatttaatttttggaaattcatgtttgtttcacatgacaacctaatgttgatacacatgttattataccgtgacgtcaatgacgaaatccatatggctaccacactcaaatcatgtgattttccccattgcgcaaatctataagtaaaacacgcGACCTTGACGtgaagatttttctcagtgtatctTAAGAGTTATTCTTTTACCTTACTATTCTGGTACCTCCTACGGGATTTCTGTGCTATATATACTAGTTGCCGTGTGCGCAGAAGGCAGGGACTTCCCGGaatgtggactgattaacatattattttattctttatttgcaggatataaaaatcTACAGTATTTGATTACaattacagtgctgttctgaataatagcagtgcatgtcgattttcatacaaaatgcccaacttggacatgctgtagttttgttccctttcaagcaatcgagttgaaattttctccacagaactacaaatatgcccaattttgtaaacacaaaatttcaaaattttctaaccccctgccggaaagtgagatactaggtgaaattgttcgaaaaaatagcagttttaaaaatttgaatttcggcttgacattatagttttaaattgtatatcacttaccattggaacaatctcctcctacttatcaaacctacacctaaaccgaaaatgtttaaaatatttgtagaagaaaaattttaaaatgaaaaactgctattttttcgaaaaatttcacctagtgtctcacttttcggcagggactcagaaaaaaatgaaattttgtagttacaaaattgatcatatttgtagttctgtggagaaaatttcagctcgattgcttgaatgggaacaaaactacagcatgtcaaagttgagcattttgtatgaaaatcgacatgtgctgctattattcagaacagcactgtatattTCCCTAATCCCTACATTACTAGCCCAAGAGGATGATCAAGGCAGTTTTGttatggtctttgcaagattttcgCTCGAGGTCTATTTGCATAAACTATGTCATAATCTttaagttgtctaagcgtgcgtAGTTCTTTTAAACTGTTGTCAAaacctcatgaaaatctatcattgcattacagatGGTaatcccaagaaacatttgcctattttataatcatttattaagcaatttttcacaactacatactgaatagttgctttattatattactttgcagctgctacgcacacattgttcaagcaaatctggcgaaattattaagcttcttatcatttagtgactgtaatcatatattgtaatgatgtttattcaaGTTTCACTCAGCTTAATAAGGTTTGATGATTTAACAACACTAGTTTAACAAactacattattgcagtttaattcagcatcatgtttgacaacattttaattatttccaaataaagcctttgttcaggcgttgttcacacaaatttggagaagttataaagcgtgtcgttgtatattgacttaATTCTACAACTGcaaaatcgctttataagcattcatctcagcttttattcaactgccacaaaattgattgaaaacaaataaatgactaaaaatagctTACACTTTATACatcaaatgcagtgtataccttgaccatgaattaataaccacacttttaataattacctgaatactggattcaaactcgagaccttcccatcgtcagcggtataccttgccatctgccttccagtgcccaatataaacctcttgtagctgattattgatcatgcttgagcttctattcaacaataactaatcaacacgtgctatgctgatcaacaactgaataagcgcattacttctgctgctgttcagtactgatgcgagctgaactcaatcggctatttatagcgcacagtgagaaaatttatttcaatgctggtcaaaaataaagtttattcacaaagtaaaaacagtctgaaatgattaatcgaatttcataataagttttaacttgttaaaacttgaattgaattgttcatctaactttactaaaattcatttattaaatgtataatatttcgactaggttaatattttaattatttgtcgtactttttcgatctattaaacattatacaaatacagtgggattccgtttttggcatggtccgtttttggcatgctccatttttggcaccccccgattttggcaacaaaatggatccgtttttggcaacatttttgaataccataaaaatttgtaatgttttgtaaatattatcgtgtctgttgctttatttATCTGAATGGCAGGTAAAATACACATCGATTACATTCTAGAGCTCTATTATCGTCGATATTCTTCCAAATATCATTAACCACTAAGAGCTCGCTAATCCAAATATCCAAATATCATTAACCACTAAGAGCACGTGctaatttacttcagaatggtcattggtcatgcaaTCGCAGCGTTTCATGAGGCCATTAATTAATATAGCCATCTCAGCTAGATATTAATAtcttaggcattcatactgagtgaccagcccacttaagTCTGCCAGTTGGTGATACACTAAAAAAACACttctcttcagatttggaacagcttgtttgaacaaaacacAAGCACATAAGGGCAACAAAAAGTCTATGACTCACACTTTAAATTTTGTCTGTAATAGatgcaattttgttttgtagTAGATGCaaatacagcaaaatgtcgtgctcatattttttaagaatttcattaaataaattgcgttattctagtgaattgcagaagtgtcaacatataatccataaaaaagtatatatttttctatattgtatattattttttaagaattccaatGTTCCATTCAATACCGACACCAACACGAATGCAAACACAGTCCAAACTAAaccttattttcaaaaatatcattgaagcgtgcgataaaaaCGATTGAGAGTATTTTGTTTGTGGTTTTAATGTGTATATTAACCTTTCTGCGAGCTTCTTTCCCTATTTGTTGGAAATTCTTTAagacgttagatttgttaagatgTGTATtttatacaagatttttaatcaaggatacgggtctcaatataattaaaatgttCCTTGCGAGCTGGGACTATGAATTTCCTAACTgaaccctggagaatccttagggAGTTCTTAGTTCATAAGAGActtctcagaaattttaacggatTCTTGAGAATGTCTGCAGATTTTTAGCGAACACTGAGGGTTTCTTGCGGGATCCTGAGAATATATAATTGGTTATTGAGGATTAAGTCCGAAATTTTGTGATTCCTAATAAGCTCTTAAGTTTTCTATGGCATCCTGGTAATTCCTAGCTGGACAATGTGGATTTGTAGTGATATTTTGAATATTGCTGGCAAAATCTTGTAGATTTTGGAAAGGTTTCCAGAGAAATTTGAggagtgctagtggtagcctaaaaataatgaattttcaattttttttattgaaaacttgagaatttttggaaatatcGCAGCAATATTCCTAAcaagagtgcttcgtgaagcccaagcaggacagttcggttttgcgtcgtccgattgatttttctgacggattcgcgcgtattttcgttgccggagaattttttcccctgttttggagcgccttgctgggtagtgcttcgtgaagcccaagcaggacagttcggttttgcgtcgtccgattgatttttctgacggattcgcgcgtattttcgttgctggatttttttttccctgttttggagcgccttgctgggtagtgcttcgtgaagcccaagcaggacagttcggttttgcgtcgtccgattgatttttctgacggattcgcgcgtattttcgttgccggagaattttttcccctgttttgcagtagtgtgtgttcctttgactgcgacgcttgctcctgcggggcgggtgatgcggtcaggatcgaacgtgttacgCGTGGAGTGCAGTGAAAATGTGTATAGTGTTTTACGGAAACCCCAGTGCAgcgacggagaaaaactgcttcacatcctggtaaaatcgttctttattattgtttactttactcacttattaccaattcaaactaaatacgtgccagggtcgaaaatataattttcgattcgggaagtgtaaaaacattgcatatatccatttgatatctggatgtttttatgcggggcttactgtaaataaaaatgacctcagaatgtgtgtgtatttactgccattcttgaaatgggtcgttggaatttcagtagagctatcacctttcatctcctgggctaaaattgtctgcagatataaagatatcgaagggtatcattaaatacatgcatacaattttcttccataaaagcactgccggccagtgggaggtggattgtatcacacacacacacacacatatcgCAGCAATATTCCTAACAAAATGCTTCAGAGCCCTAGCGTTttcttgtagatttttttttttgatttgttgtttatgtttgcccttttgattgcAGTCAATCATTAATtatgaaatgctttactttatcagaaacataatttAAAGGAGGgtattctaaacttaccgaatattgtaaaattttacgccaaagccttaaagttaaactgattttcaatattcattaattaaaaaaaaaaaaaaaactcatgccgttttgcaatacccagcgcatttgttttgtaaatacgtctttgtatgaaaacagtattaattttttttttttcgtattcttacacagttttaggaAAATGCTCAGTTCTTATATAAAGGTCACTTTTGCgattatttattttacatggTCCACTCGTACCAATAGTGTACATAAAGCTTCTGAAAATCCTTAAAGACATTGAGGCGTAAAAAGTAAGTATGTAGAACGTTTGTCACAATTAACATCACggcgctatagattcatagcatagtacaaTATTATGGaaaactgcttcgaagtgaaccgttcTGAAGTCTTGATGCCATATGGTTCCACAAGGATGATGTAAtaacattctaatgatgttttcaaaaccaatagttgaaaaataaaatttaaaataagggttccaattttggcacggttccgtttttggcaactgaaaatttcgactttgttgccaaaaacggaatcccactgtataaaatatatttcaatcaatattcctatgtcagaagactaattcaacatattttctaaacataattgaatattgtatttagaaagcatcagttattattgtatccaacatgtttttatatatattagtaagttagtggcgaattcgccaagggcaaaaagccactcaaataaaaataaacaataataatattagtaagttgaacattgcaatacattaggaatacaacgcaatttttagatattttgtccatttttcaaaaatttggctatggtgtgacctcttttgtaaggcttctttgttgctgaacaatgtgtttagtaatcgttattttggacttctttggatgacctgctcggatgatatatctatgttgtattaggattttataaaatacctattcgGCTTTAgatcatgttcatgttaaacatgaaaacagctgaagtgcgaagcaaccaaaacgttagttcgtctcctgtacatctgtttacacaattatatttgtttggtggaatattggctctttaatagaagaaaaatgacttgttcaacttattagtaaaacaatcttgacaagtcggcagagattctttggagaagtttaataagtgttgattctactattattcattccaatgaaaaatgttgaacattgacttaaatttggatctaaataccatcttctcagctctttgtagggcattttttcagctgtcatcattattcaacaataattaactatgtatgtttatttgtgacacttgactgcaagttgggtaaccactttcatgtaactgttgttaaattattatttatacttcgattatcattaaaaatgttatgattagtaactttttccgatatcaataacgtcgcaaatgatgatcactacatttgaaaaatttaaattttgatatttttaatccaatgtgattcgaactttaccctcgttgatccattacgtcgccattacgtccattacgttaatccatccatcgcatacacgtcttggatttgatttgaaaaacatttgaaacatttgaaaataacataaaaagacataatatgttttgcttgaattaGAGCATACTCatactgttattcacattgtttataagttttactaatcatgctggtcaacattttaagtattagacactaaaacttttgtacgatttgttgttaatcaaatgttcaatatgctactaaaatgatggctacaacctagagaagcttttaatcggtcaattgttaaacttcttatgtgttgtagaacaaaagctactatatttgcattttcggaggtttattcagctcttattcaaaacacaaactgcaagtggaataacagcttttttataagcggaaaataattttattcaaatcatgattcaactaaaaatttgttcagcaatggttgctgctatgcagcttgtattaaacacgtaagtatcttaaaagctacaAATTGTTCCTTGGGAgcgcaatgcaatgatagattttcatgaatattgtttcggttttgagcaaaaaaaaactggttttgaaaattagcaaaacgatgatggttattttcctcttaatttAGATCGTTAAGCTAAGGATCGGTTAGTGTATATAACTTTTTAGATAAGCAGAAgtaaagcacgaacgcgaagtTATGActagtgctgggaatg includes:
- the LOC110676665 gene encoding uncharacterized protein LOC110676665, with the translated sequence MLSCFLYVVILFVGESIGQYNNGQAYDPQSNYRSVMNNYNGFTGWNSPQINTARSYLPNEQRQQAATENYYNPYSLRQWSYGNPYSTGGTQSNRISYLPISQRYYSKDRSDGYGYNYARPSYNLPYYNAQDYLANFFYGGAGYDPRWMSDIRSFGDRRRDMQWNGPPRRNGLSRTTPQPPKTTTTTTVAPRRKNVPRKSKLFVPNVWG